Below is a genomic region from Biomphalaria glabrata chromosome 3, xgBioGlab47.1, whole genome shotgun sequence.
ttttgtcTAGTGTGCCATTAAACATTTGACATGGGTGTGTCGCAGATGTGACATGACATTACATTAGTTTACCAGCAAGCACAACCAATGCAGATATTGTGTTGGTCCTCTGGCATTAGGATCAAGTCTCATTCTAAATTGTTTTCCAAAACGTAAGGGCTTACTTAAACTACTTCAAGCCAGAGGGAATTTCAAGTGCTATCCGTGCCCTACTTCACGCTATCTCTCGAGCTAGCCAGTTGCTGTTGAACTATTGATATCAAACATGTATAAAAGCGGATACATTAAGGCCCCACTAACCAGTACACGTAAATAATGATCACAATTGAAGGCCcatagaaatacaaaacaacaaaaaaaggggggggggtggaagagGTGGAGATATTTAGACATAGACACCTAATTGTAGAATGGTGCCAGAGagttgaaagaaatatttgagatACTAAGTTAcgatgtgtaaaaaaaaaaaagtagaccaTGATACACAGATctagcataaaaaaaacatgacgcCAGACAAGTTTGACATGCTGTGTACGTGATCATGCGCTGAGGTAAACTAAAATGAATTCATTATAGGCAGTAAGTTTATTTTGGTGACATGGACGACTTATAGTTTGACTGCATGTGTTCCAGGTGTATGGTTTAAATTGGATCCATTCAATCTCACGCTTTAGCTTTATTGTAtgcctaattaaattaatacaaTCCTAGAATCCTGATTAATTATATCTAATGTGGTCAAGAACAAAATGATTAttggaaaaacaacaacaaacacttCGCCCTTTGAtttctataatataaaataatgggGGCATGTTCAttagaagttatttaaacatgaatatttttaaaagtttccgTAACATCAGGGTTCAATCAGAAACTTTCAGATGTTTAATGTTAAACAGTGTAAGGTTATCCGATCAGAACACCATTGTAAAGAGACTATCTCTATTAGTATTACACCATACATATTAAGAATAAGAGTAATCTATCTTGTTCTGGGTCTATATCTACACCAACGAGTtcatttgttaaataaataaataaaacaacttacTTTAAGTTTAAGTTCGAATTGATTAACCTGTATTGCTGCTAATCCTCTATTCACGTTCGCTAAAATTGAACTCGGGTTGAAGATCTACATCCGTTGACTGTCAGTCTAGTGTTGCATTACGATTACGGCTAGCCTAATTTAAGCATAACAAAACCTCGTGTCTGAACTTTAAACCCTACTTGACCTAGTTTCGTAAATTGGGCGAGtctatctaaaacaaaaaaggggggtggATTGGTTATTAtagttaatatttttgttttggtaacaatatttatctaatctgcataattatttatcatTTAAATTAAGATATAAAGCTAAATTTATATACAGCTTGACCAATTGACAAAGTGCGTGATTACggtacatcatttttttttaaagtcttttatttcgttcataaaggttaaaaaagaaagaagtacACATTTTTATCCATAAAATGTGTACACGTAGAAAACTGAGAAGCGAAAGTAGATCGAGATCGAGAAAATCTGATGAGTCTACCTGTCTTCACAGTAgaaacaatctagatctatagatctacattcaatGATTGTgtttgaaaatgaaaacaattgtTACAGAGgtaaatctaataaaaaataatgaagtctatgatagatttagactagattgCTCATTGATGAGTCgtattatttaatgtatttacTTTATTAATTGATTTAGAATAACTCAAACTGGTAAGAATAGATTAGCCTTGAAATTGATTAGTCTAGACATCATTTTTCAGTTAATGTCATTAGGCTTACCAACATCTTCAAAAGTTTAACAGTAGTATAATGCTGTATTGGTGATTCAGATCTAGAGTCTTGATCTACTTGTACAAAGTTCCAAAGATTTGCAGTGAGTAAACTAATGAGTCACTCTaacatgactagatctagtatgctGTGAATTAATTTCTCTTTTGGTCAAGGTGCCATCTATTAATTAGCCTGCGTCTGATGATTAGAtgactatcatatttgttttttctcCAGCTTCTCATTAAATTGATGACACTCTTGTTATCTTTACATGTaaacatgtttatttttagCCTCTTTAAGTACAGAATGTATGGTTGGTATATTTTTAGATGTTAGTCATTACTGATCACTTGGTTTATCATTTGAATGAATGTGAagcaataattaaaaatataaatactttaGTTTCCTGGCATCGATAGATAACATCAATTAAAGCTTAATGATTCTTAAACACAAAGAACAACTTGCCCTAGCATTTAAAATGCACACTAGAGATAAGGATGTTTAAAGTGTTGAACTATAACTTAAACCACACTAATggcttatagatctagtttgggTCACATATGTACTATATGGCAAAGCTGACACTTGAGAATGCCTGAGATATATCAAATCATGACAGGACATAGACattcagttttcttttgtttacatTGGTAATTTCAGCATGCCGTATGCCTAAACCTAATTTTCTTTCTGTATTGAATTCAATTAAAAGATTGCTAGCTGTCAAAAATTCCATTCCCAGtaataaaaccttattttaaACTTAATTGTTGTTAGTCAAAATTCTATTCTTGTCCTATAAGGGGATgtaatggggaaaaaaagtcaAGCTTTTTTAATCACCTAGATGATGCCTAGATGATTTATAGGATAGAAGATGTAAAATTCATTTCTGTGGCTAATGATTTCAAattgtgtcatgtggccattcCGTTTCACAACTATTCTCATTTCTCTGTTATCACTGGGGACATTTTGAAATTACAATTCGaaatcaggattcaaactcagCTACAATACcagatacaataaaattaataCCTGTCTACTATCGTAACCCATAAATGTGATTATTACCTAAATTCATTTAATAACCAAGTGCTAAGTCCTGACAGCCACTTTGATCTATGTCTATTTCTAGTCTAAGTCTATTACTTGGATACAATATTTCTGTGTTCAGATTGAAGATCTTGAGAAGAGTGTAGCAAAATGTGAAGAACGTTTGGATGTCATTGAGAGATTACAAAGGTTGACTATGATGACACATGAGGAAAGGTAACAAACTCCATAGAACagtttacaaatagaaaatcttttttgttttagataagACAAATTGAACTTGCATTTCAGCTTATACATTGTTAGAAAGTAAAATCTCTACATACAATATCCACAATCTTAGAATTTGCAAGTactttcattataaaaaaaagaaaatccagTTTCAGTGTAGTTCATATGGtgaattattttcaaatttcaATGATTTCACTCAGATGCCCAgtgtaattactttttaaattctacTGCGTCTGAGGCCTTTTAAAACTAGTTAGAAAGTTATGGTATGATCATTTAAATAGGCATGTTCATTGGATTATATATAAACAATTATATCCAACATAAGACATAATATATATCGATATAAGCATCATAGCAAACAGAAAGTCGTAAAACAAGTAAATGTCAGTTACTTCAGCAGTAACACCTTAGAGTTTAGTTTTAGAACTTTTCTCACTGTACtgaattgttctttttttatattccaCAGATCTGAGTTGAAACAAGAAAAGAAGTTATTGGAGCAAACATTAGTTGACAATAGTaggtttatttgtttgtaaaagtCTTAATTTTTGAACTGATTTTGTGTAAGCTTGTGGGTTTCCATAGGCTTTGAATTTTGAAGTAAGTTTTAGTCATTAGTTCCATTTTCATATTAGAAGTGCAAGAGGCATGATTAAAATGGGTTGTCTGTGGTACAAGGAGGGATTAGCACATTCAACTACCAGTCATATTTTGTATCTCTATACCTGACTCTGATAATGCACTCACTAGTTCTAACAATCTACATGATGAGTTTCAATTTAAAGACTAGAATGCTCAGAACCCAAGGGTTGGGCCCAGAATAGGTGATTTGTTTACAGCAATGATCTAGATTGAAGTAAAGAAAGAGATGGCTTAGCATTTGCACATCTTGTAGGAAACGATTAAGGGGGTAGGCAATATTTTTtatggaggcgctgtggctaaACAGTAAAGCGCTTTGTTTCTGAACTGGGGgttcgggttcgaatccaggtgagaactgggatttttaatttcgggatctttgggcgcctctgagtccacccagctctaatgggtacctgacattagttgaaaagtaaaggcagttggtcgttgtgctgtccacatgacaccctcgttaactgtaggccacaaaaacagatgacctttacatcatctgccctatagaccataaggaTACACCTAAAAGCTAGGAATGGATTTGCctccttttaataataataattttatttttaaagcgctgttaactaacaaaatgtaggctcaaggcactgTAATAACTTTACAAACACCACAGCTGaaatgacaattaatctaaaaaagttttaaagagataggtcttaatgttcttcttaaaagtggtgaagcatgttgtctgtctgagatcaatggggagtgagttccaaacctttggtctgtgcactgaaaaagcccacagaccgtagcttttgagggagaaatgtggcactactaaaagcatTGAGTCCGTTGAGcacagggctctctgggggacatatggagtaatcagttcgctaaggtacaagggcatctcattgttataaatacactttttaaatttaaatcaaaacacaagaaatggatgaatatagatacattttattatcttatgagaattgttttaaataacaaCTATAAATGTGACTTTTGATAATCATATAATGCACTAAAATTGTCTCCTGTAAAATATCAATTATCAAGCTTTATAAATTCTACAAAAATAGGTCATCCAAAAgtatatatttctaaaaataacattttttacttCCTTCATCAGgaaaacaattaaaaagtttacgctgggaaaatggtaaaagTATGATCATATCAGTTATGATACTTGGAGTATTGTATGCAGGTTGGATGATGTACAGTTGACAGCTGGTTGTGACCTACATCTGATAGAAAGACTAGCCCCCTGACCAGTGATGTTATCTAAATCTGTTCatgttatatgtatataatagaCCTTATTATCTACTTGGAactacataatttaaaataaattatgtcttGAAATTATATTTCTGTTCAATATGATCAGATGAGTTGCTTCCCTTTTAAGCttttggccaaaaaaaaaaataatcataagATTTGTATAATTAAGCACATATAATATTTAGTTGAAAATAGAATACAGGCACCCGTTAATCAACATTGTATTTTCTCCGCTCATTGCAGGGAGTTATACATACAGTTATATCCAacacaagatatatatatataaaataacttaGGTATCTTGTAGTAACAAAAGATTCATTTTCACCATATTTACCCTCCTCCAATATTTTGATAACAACAAACTAAAGTAGAGCACGTATCATTCATTGCTTCTTGGAAGTATATTGCTTTGTGACTCCTGCATGTGTTGTCGAGTGTACTCCCACACAAATAGAGCGCCACATACGTGAACGTTGAGAGACCGAATGACACCTTGTTGAGGAATCTCAACACATATGTCCAGGGATTGAATTATCTCTACTGGGATGCCCTCCCTTTCATTGCTGCAATGGATCAATAaacaattcatttaaaaaatgaagactTATGTGATGTATACTAGTTTAGCagtttaaattttctttcaatGAGAAAACATACACttcagaaacaaagaaaataatttgtaatCCAGTTTCTCTAGctgtttaaaaaatcagatcCTTAATTTATTAAGAGCAAATAATgttaacaaattttaaaaaatccttatctaaataaatgaaattaattgaaacaaaaatgaaaacaaacacagcattctttaaaaaacaaaactgcaaATAAAGAAGTTCCTCTTTAGTTATTAATTGAAGATGAGCACTATCTCATTCAaaggctgagtgataaagcactTGGTTTAACTTCAAATCACAGTAAAGAATAGGAGTCAGAACTATGGGactactaggatgtccctgagtccacctcaTTAATAGGTACCTGATCTTAGTTTAGGAAAGTAAAGGTATTCAGTCAATGAGTTGTCCACTCAATGCCATTCTTAACCATTAGTCATagtaaagtaaatttcccccttcagaccttgagaACTATGGTGCAAAtgctgtaaaggtcatctgtttctctgg
It encodes:
- the LOC129924899 gene encoding uncharacterized protein LOC129924899; the encoded protein is MKTIVTESKSITWIQYFCVQIEDLEKSVAKCEERLDVIERLQRLTMMTHEERSELKQEKKLLEQTLVDNRKQLKSLRWENGKSMIISVMILGVLYAGWMMYS